In the genome of Chrysiogenia bacterium, one region contains:
- a CDS encoding mechanosensitive ion channel: MEEELETVKHLSEKLIDFGVQYGVQVFGALIILLLGVIISKWCARLVTDFLEKKNVDVTLTRFIGSTSRIAVFSLLLIISLGKFSITLAPLIAALGAVAFGATFALQGLFANYAAGLALILTRPFKVGDTIVV, translated from the coding sequence ATGGAAGAGGAACTCGAAACCGTAAAGCACCTGAGCGAGAAGCTCATCGATTTTGGCGTCCAGTACGGCGTGCAGGTCTTTGGCGCCCTCATCATCTTGCTGTTGGGCGTCATCATTTCGAAGTGGTGCGCCCGCCTCGTCACCGACTTTCTGGAGAAGAAGAACGTCGATGTCACGCTCACGCGCTTCATCGGAAGTACTTCGCGCATCGCGGTGTTTTCCCTGCTTCTGATCATCAGTCTGGGTAAGTTCAGCATCACCCTCGCACCGCTCATCGCGGCGCTCGGCGCCGTGGCCTTCGGCGCGACCTTTGCGCTGCAGGGACTCTTTGCCAACTACGCGGCGGGCCTTGCGCTCATTCTCACGCGCCCGTTCAAGGTCGGCGACACCATCGTCGT